From Ureaplasma urealyticum serovar 8 str. ATCC 27618:
TTAAAATGGGACCTTCAATTGAGTTATGTGGGGGAACACATGCACATCATACATCAGAAATTGAGCGAATTAAAATTGTTGAATGTGCTTCTAAAGGAGCTGGTTCTTGAAGAATTACTATGGTAACAGGCCATGATAATTTAGCAAAATACATTCACGATTTATATGTAGAATACTTAAATGAAATCAATCACTTAAAAGCTAATTTAGATATTAATGATCATAAATTAAATGATTTATACAATGCTTTTGCAAATTGAAAAAATCTATCAATTGATGATTATGATTTATTAAATGAAAAATTTACTGAACTAAAACAAACATTAATTAATTTTAAAATCGAATTTGATAAACAAAATGCTAAACAAGCTATCATTGATATTAAGAATACTTTTAATGCGCAACAAACTAATAAACGTATACATGTTTTTAAAAACACTGATAATAAAAATATTTTTAATGCTTTAAATGAATTAATTAATGAAAATCAAAATACATTATTTATTAGCTTTAATTTAGATGAAAATAAAATTCAATATTTATTAGCAATTAATGAAAAGTTTGCTACTACAAATCAAATTAATTTAAATAAATATATTAAAGAGTTAAATACTATTTCTAATGGTAAAGGTGGGGGTAAACCATATTTTGTTCAAGGTGGAACAAGTGAACAAGAAAAATTAGATGAGTTATTAACTGCTATAGATAAATGAGTTATTAATGCGTAAATTAGCACTTGATTTAGGAACAAAATCATGTGGTTTTGCGATTAGTGATTTATTAGGAATAATTGCTAGTGGACTTGATAATTTTATCTATGAAGAAAATGATTTTATAGCTGTTTTAGCTAAAATTGATGAAATCATGATTAATTATCATCATGAAATTGACACAATCGTTTTAGGTTATCCAACTAATGTTTATGATGGATCAAAAAACAAACGAACATATTTAATTGAATCATTTTATACATTATTAAAACAACACTTTTTAAATCATGAAAAAATTAAAATTGTTTATGAGGATGAACGTTTTAGTACTAAAATTGCAACACAACGTTTAAAAAATAGTTGTGTTAAAGCAGCTAAAATTAAAAAAGTTAAAGATAAAATGAGTGCTGTTGTTATTTTGGAAAGTTATTTAAGTAAAAATCATTTTAATTAAAGAAAGGTAAACCTTATGTATAATCACAATAAAATTGAAAAAAAATGACAAAAATATTGACTAGATAATAAGACTTTTAAATTTGTTGATAATCCTAACAATCCTAAGAAATTTTATGTATTAGATATGTTTCCATATCCTAGTGGAAAAGGATTACATGTTGGTCATCCCAAGGGTTATACAGCAACTGATGTAATTAGTCGTTTTAAACGTTTGAATGGTTATGATGTTTTACACCCAATTGGTTGAGATGCTTTTGGTTTACCAGCAGAACAATATGCTTTAGAAACAAATAATCACCCTCATACTTTTACGCAACAAAATATTAAAATTTTTCGCAAACAATTACAAATGATCGGTTTTGATTTTGACTATGATAAAGAAGTTGATACAACCGATCCCCAATTCTATCAATGAACGCAATGGATTTTTGTGCAATTATATAAACATAATTTAGCTGAAATTCAAGATATTGATGTTAATTGATGTGAAAATTTAGGGACTGTTTTAAGTAATGAAGAAGTCGTTTTAAATGATAAAAACGAGCGTGTGAGTGAACGGGGTGGTCATCCTGTTGTTCGTAAACCAATGAAGCAATGAGTTTTAAAAATTGTTGATTATGCAGATAAGTTATTAGACGGTTTGAATGAAGTTGAATTTAGTGAATCATTAAAATCATTACAACGCAATTGAATTGGTAAATCAATTGGTACTAATGTGCAATTCAAGATTAAAGATTCACATTTAGCACTTGATGTGTTTACCACACGAATTGATACAATTTATGGAGCACAATATTTAGTAGTTGCACCAGAACATCCAATTCTTAAATCAATTGTTAGTGAGCAACAAGCTAGTGTTGTTCAAGCATATGTCGATCAAACAAAAAAAATAAGCGATTTAGATCGAATTGCTGATACTAATAAAACTGGTGTTTTTAGTGGAACATATGCCATTAATCCAATCAATCAAGAAATCATTCCAATTTGAGTAAGTGATTATGTTTTAATGAATTTTGCAACAGGGGCTGTTATGGGTGTACCAGCTCATGATGAACGTGATTATGCTTTTGCTAAAAAATATGATTTACCAATTAAAAGTGTAATTGATACAAAACAATCATTACCATATACAGGTGATGGTTTACATATTAACTCACCAATGATTAATGGTTTAAATATTGAACAATCCCAAAATATTTTAAATGATTACTTAGTTAAAAATCATTTAGCAAAAAAAGTTGTAAACTATAAATTACGTAATTGAATTTTTAGTCGTCAACGTTATTGAGGCGAACCATTCCCAGTTTTATTTGATGAAAATAATCAAATTAAAATCATCGAAGATTTGCCTGTTTTATTACCAAATTTAGATGAATTCAAACCTTCTAAAACTGGTGAATCTCCTCTTGCTAATGCTCAAGAGTGATTATATGTAGAAATTGATGGTAAAAAATATCGCCGTGAAACAAATACAATGCCACAATGAGCAGGCTCATCATGATATTTTTTAGCTTATATTTTAAAAAATGAAGATGGTTCATACACGCCATTAAATAGTGAAGAAGCTAAAAAACGTTTTGCTAAATGATTGCCAGTTGATGTTTATATTGGTGGGCAAGAACATGCTGTTTTACATTTACTATATGCTCGTTTTTGACATCGTTTCTTATATGATATTGGTGTAGTACCAACAAAAGAACCATTTTATAAAGTAATTAATCAAGGAATGATTTTAGGCGAAAATAATGAAAAAATGTCTAAATCAAAAGGAAATGTTATTAATCCTGATGATATTATTGCTTCGCATGGGTCAGATACATTAAGAATTTATGAAATGTTTATGGGACCATTAACAGCTTCACTACCATGAAGTCCAGATGGATTAGATGCGATGCGAAAATGATTAGATCGTGTTTATCGTTTATACCATAATTTAAGTGAACTAGAAGTTGTTGAAGATGTTAATAAGCTAAATGAAGAAATAATTATTGCATATCACACTTTAATTAAAAATTACACAAAAGCAATTAATGAACAGGCATTTAATATTGCTATTAGTGAAATGATGGTTTTTGTTAATGTTTTATATAAAAATAAAGTCATTAATTATAAGTTACTAGATAATTTTTTAATTTTACTTTCATGCTTTGCTCCACATTTAGCAGAAGAATTATATAGTTTAAACCACTCTGAATCTGTTTGTTTACAAAAAATGCCTATTTATGATGAACAAAAAATTATTGCTCAAAATGTTACAATTCCAATTCAAATTAATGGTAAATTAAAGCACACAATCAATGTTTTAAGAGATACAAATGCTGAACAATTAATTAATTTAGCATTAGCTTGCGAACAAGTTAAACAAGCAATTGGGGATCAACCAATTAAAAAACAGATCGTTGTTGTTAATAAAATTATTAATTTTGTTATTTAATACTAAAAACATTAAATCTTAAAAATAAATTGTTACTAAATTTATGAAAAACAAGATTTAATGTTTTTGTTTTATTATGTAAAAACACACTAATATTGATTTTTTATTTATAATAAAGTTATTTAAAAAAGAAAATTAATTATCATATGAAAAAACGTACCAAAATAATTATTTCAATTTTAATAGCAGCTTCAGCTCTTAGCCTTATTATATTCCATTGATTGTTTATTATGCACCAAAGAAGAAAATTATAGCTTTTGAGTATGCTAAACAACATTGAGATGAAACCAAAAACACTTATCAATGAGATTTTGTTGAAAAACTATTGAAATATATTGACCAACATATAACAAATTTAGTTGATTTTGAATTTGTTAAACAAAGTTATGGTAAACCATATTTTAAAAAATTAATTGATTATTATATGTTTGCTAATGCTACTTATATCATTGATCAAAAACCTAAAATTTTTGCTAATGAAATGAGTACTAAAAAACTAATTAGTACAACTGATCATGAATTATATACACAACTAGGTTTTGAATTATTTAAAAAATACTATCATTGTGATACGAATGATTTAGTTTCAAAAAAAGCTTATGAACAATTAATAGCACAACCATTTGATGTATTTTATAAACAATATAAAAAGTTTGTTTTTGATTATAATGATGCTAAAAAAAGGTTTAGTATATGATACTTATAATGATTGAAAATTTGATATTCATGCTAAACTACCAGGTATTGCTTTTGAAAATTCTAATCTAATTCCTAATTATTTAATAACTGATTTAAATCAAAAAACTAGTTTTGATGATTTAAAAATTTATTAATTTTATCAATTACTAAAAGTTTAAATAAGGACTCTAAAATTTCTAATAATGAAAAATTATTTTGAAAAGAAGATTATGAAATTATTAATGAATATTTAGATAAGCTAAATTTACAAAATACAACTATTTTAAACAATGCTCAATCATTACTAAATCAAAATATTAATACTTGAAAAAATAATTCGCAAAATTCAAAGCTTATTCAATCAATATTTGATGCTAACGAATTAAAAAGCATTAAATATCCCTTATTCTTTTTACAGCCACAGCTTATTTACTCATATCGTTATTTTAAAAATATAAAAGATGTTAACACTAATTTAATTATGCACTTATTATGAAAAAATAATGATGTACATAATTGATTTGATTTTAATTTAGCAAAAATATTTAACAAACAAAATCCTAATACTTTGAACAAGCTTATTTTAATAATGCATTTAAATTGAGTCAATACTTATATCTGCAAACTTTATTAAATATTTTAAAACAACAAAAAGATGTTAATTTAGAACAAATTCAAAAATGTTTAAAAGAAATTAATGCTCAAATTGTAAATTTGGAATAAAATAAAGTAAAAATTTTAAATGATTTTGAAGAATTGTTAAAAAAACACCAAATTAATTTTGATGATAATTTAAATATTAACGAGTCTACTTTAATATATTATCTAAAAGCAAATAATCACAATCCATTTAGATTTTAGATAATTTATAAAAGATTATATAAACATAAAGCTTCGGAAACAATTCGAAGAAGAGAACGAATATTTAAAGTTCATTAAAAAACGATCATGAACAAAATAAAAATCACCTTAGCGAATGGTGATTTTTATTTTTTATATTTCAACTAATATTAGTATTAACTTGGTAATTCCCTTTAATTTGAAAGGGAATGAAAGTAAACCTTATGAACAATGACAAATTAATCGCCTTACTAATTGCCTTAATTGAAATCCTAATCACAATAGTTAAAAATTAACTTAATACTCTAACTAAACTAACCACTAACTCGCTAACTACGGGTTAGTGGTTTTTTATTATAGTATATCTGCGTCCAATGGGACAATAATATTATAACATATTAACATAAATAATATTTATTTTGTACCTTATACAATTAATACTATTTTAGTAGACGCTTCCACTTAAATTATACATAATTTTTATATATTTATATATAAAAAGTATTGACAAAGTGTAAAAATATATTATAATATTATTTTAGTATAAATTTCAATATTACTATCACTTTTATAATTATTTATATAAAAACTATAGTTACCTTTAATATTGGGATCAGTTATTGAATCGTTATAAGTTTTAAATTTAATTTTTTCATCCACAAATTCAATTTCAGAAATGTAATATTTTCTTTCTCTTAATAATTCTTTTGTAAATTTAAACGTAATATAAATTTCGTTTTTTGTTTTTTTAGTAATTTTACCAAAATTAAAATCTTCAAAAATATGATTACCATTGTCATCATAACACAATATTTTTAATCTTACGTTTTGATTAAAATTTTTGATTTTAGTAGTAAATAAGTTAATGTCAATACTTTTTTCTGAATTAGGCAAATGCGTAATATAATTAAAACTTATATTTTTGATCCAACATTCAATTTGGTTTTTAAGTACAGAAGGATCGAAAACAATTGCATGATTAGTTAATCTTTTTTGGAAATTTGAACCTTGTTCATTTTTAATTGCAATATTGCTAATAATAATATTGGAAATTGTTGGAATTGAATTAATTTGATCAAGTTTTTGATTATCTAAATCTTTTTGATTAACAATAAGATCAATAAATGGCAAGTAATCGTGATTATTGAACCTTGGCTTATGTTGTTTGGTTTCTAGCAATTTGGAAACGACAAGAATATTATAACAACATTTTTTTATTGTTGTCAATTTATTTTTGTCAATTTATCTCACGCGTAATAAATTAAAATATAAACAAAATAAAAAACAAAAATATAATATATAATCGTATATATATTCATTAACATTCATATATATACTTCTTATACATCATATTTATTATTTTTCATCTTATTTATATTTATTATATTTTTTTAAGAGACTACGATATCGTATATATTCTCTTAAAGTCTCTTAAAAAAATGATATTAGTTATCATAAGAAAGTATCTTCATATACTTCTATTTCGTATTATCGCTTTTGCGATAATCCTCAATATGCGTATATTACGCTACTTCCTTACGATAACGTTTTAGATTGTACTATTGATTGATAAACTAAACGATGATCTAATTTAAATTTTATGTGCGATGTGGTTATAATTTTTGTATGATGAAAAGAAACGAACTAAAACAATTACAAGAACTGCAGTTAAAAATCAATGACTTTTACACTTTGGTTATGACTACTAAAAACCTAGATTTATGTAATTTGAGTGCTTTGCTTGAATTCTTAGACATAAATTGGGGCGTGTGAGTTAATTTAAGTACGCAAAGAGACGAGTTTAACAAAAAAAGGTATGAATACATTACCAAAGCCAATTATGGCCTTAGAATGGCTTTAAATGAGTTGTTGGGTAGAAACGCTTCATACGATAAAGAGCTAAATAACCAAGGATTGCGTAAATTTAGAACGCAAGAATATTTTAAACGTCTAGATTTTGAGTTAGCAAATGAGCAAAAAAGTACAGATATTGAAGATACAACAATAACGTTTGAAAAAGTTGATGATAATAACAAATTAACCATTAAAAAACTTATAAATGTGTTATAATATTTATGACTAGAAAAAACGAACAAAGAGCAACGTTTTTTAGATATATTTAGATATCCTTTTAAAGCACCTGAATATTGCCGCTTACAAAAATAAGTCGTATGATAATAGCTACAAAGTTAGCTTTAAGAGCACGTTTGTCAAGTATCTGAGTGTGAAAATTATTTATTAGTCTTATCTCTTTGGTGATAAAAAGCACGAGACATAACCAAAAGTAGGCCACATTATATTTTTAAAAGTTTTTACGTGGTAAGTGGTTATTATGAAAGCTACTTAAACAACGAAATAATTAAAACTTTATTTTAATAAAAGGTTAGACTAATCGTTTTTAGTT
This genomic window contains:
- the leuS gene encoding leucine--tRNA ligase, whose amino-acid sequence is MYNHNKIEKKWQKYWLDNKTFKFVDNPNNPKKFYVLDMFPYPSGKGLHVGHPKGYTATDVISRFKRLNGYDVLHPIGWDAFGLPAEQYALETNNHPHTFTQQNIKIFRKQLQMIGFDFDYDKEVDTTDPQFYQWTQWIFVQLYKHNLAEIQDIDVNWCENLGTVLSNEEVVLNDKNERVSERGGHPVVRKPMKQWVLKIVDYADKLLDGLNEVEFSESLKSLQRNWIGKSIGTNVQFKIKDSHLALDVFTTRIDTIYGAQYLVVAPEHPILKSIVSEQQASVVQAYVDQTKKISDLDRIADTNKTGVFSGTYAINPINQEIIPIWVSDYVLMNFATGAVMGVPAHDERDYAFAKKYDLPIKSVIDTKQSLPYTGDGLHINSPMINGLNIEQSQNILNDYLVKNHLAKKVVNYKLRNWIFSRQRYWGEPFPVLFDENNQIKIIEDLPVLLPNLDEFKPSKTGESPLANAQEWLYVEIDGKKYRRETNTMPQWAGSSWYFLAYILKNEDGSYTPLNSEEAKKRFAKWLPVDVYIGGQEHAVLHLLYARFWHRFLYDIGVVPTKEPFYKVINQGMILGENNEKMSKSKGNVINPDDIIASHGSDTLRIYEMFMGPLTASLPWSPDGLDAMRKWLDRVYRLYHNLSELEVVEDVNKLNEEIIIAYHTLIKNYTKAINEQAFNIAISEMMVFVNVLYKNKVINYKLLDNFLILLSCFAPHLAEELYSLNHSESVCLQKMPIYDEQKIIAQNVTIPIQINGKLKHTINVLRDTNAEQLINLALACEQVKQAIGDQPIKKQIVVVNKIINFVI
- the ruvX gene encoding Holliday junction resolvase RuvX → MRKLALDLGTKSCGFAISDLLGIIASGLDNFIYEENDFIAVLAKIDEIMINYHHEIDTIVLGYPTNVYDGSKNKRTYLIESFYTLLKQHFLNHEKIKIVYEDERFSTKIATQRLKNSCVKAAKIKKVKDKMSAVVILESYLSKNHFN